One genomic region from Cytophagia bacterium CHB2 encodes:
- a CDS encoding amidohydrolase — translation MALPLKRATSFINARVLNEDGIIAASLRLKRGRFDETDAQPHNGDLIVDLNGDLIAPGLINAHDHLEFNCFKRLKWREKYRNAAEWIADFQPRFETDPDLLGPLAIPLADRLWIGGLKNLLSGVTTVCHHNPWHRALDNGFPVRVVKNFRYSHSLLIDGDKVANSYRRTPHDWPWIIHLAEGIDDAAAAELTRLQALQCLHANTVLVHGVGFTTADHARVIDSGGALIWCPSSNQFLFGETANIAAFTAAHRVALGSDSRLSGERDFLAELKIAHAANQVDAKTLFRMITCDAAKILRLPYAGRIAANLPADLTVFRSTKADPFACIISAQRADIRLVMIAGQPQIGDLDMAPFFAAAKVATARIRIDGVDKLMAAGIAHRLQRAAVSEPGLDIFRA, via the coding sequence ATGGCCTTACCATTAAAACGCGCCACTTCTTTCATCAACGCCAGAGTCCTAAACGAGGATGGCATCATCGCCGCTTCACTTCGTTTGAAGCGCGGCCGCTTTGATGAAACCGACGCACAGCCTCACAACGGCGATTTGATTGTCGATCTCAATGGCGACCTTATCGCGCCGGGCTTGATCAATGCCCACGATCATCTCGAATTCAACTGCTTCAAGCGCCTGAAATGGCGCGAGAAGTATCGCAATGCCGCGGAGTGGATTGCCGACTTTCAGCCGCGCTTTGAAACAGATCCGGATTTGCTCGGGCCATTGGCAATTCCCCTCGCCGATCGGCTCTGGATCGGCGGCCTCAAGAATTTGCTCAGCGGCGTCACGACAGTATGCCATCACAATCCCTGGCATCGCGCGCTGGACAACGGCTTTCCGGTGCGCGTCGTCAAAAACTTTCGCTACAGCCACTCGCTGCTGATCGATGGCGACAAAGTTGCAAACAGCTACCGTCGCACGCCGCACGATTGGCCCTGGATCATCCACCTCGCCGAAGGCATTGACGATGCGGCCGCAGCGGAGTTGACGCGGTTACAGGCATTGCAATGTTTGCACGCCAACACCGTTCTCGTCCACGGCGTTGGATTTACAACCGCCGATCACGCGCGTGTGATCGACAGCGGCGGAGCATTGATTTGGTGCCCGTCCTCGAATCAATTTCTTTTCGGAGAAACCGCGAACATAGCCGCATTTACCGCAGCGCATCGGGTTGCGCTCGGCAGCGACTCACGCTTGAGCGGCGAGCGTGATTTTCTAGCGGAGTTGAAAATCGCGCATGCTGCAAATCAAGTTGATGCCAAAACTCTGTTTCGCATGATCACCTGTGATGCCGCGAAAATTCTGCGCCTGCCGTACGCCGGGCGCATCGCCGCAAATCTGCCCGCGGATTTGACGGTTTTTCGATCAACAAAGGCAGATCCGTTCGCGTGCATCATTTCAGCGCAACGCGCGGATATCCGCCTGGTGATGATCGCCGGCCAGCCGCAAATCGGCGATTTGGACATGGCTCCGTTTTTCGCAGCCGCGAAGGTGGCAACCGCCCGTATCAGAATCGACGGCGTTGATAA